In a single window of the Zea mays cultivar B73 chromosome 5, Zm-B73-REFERENCE-NAM-5.0, whole genome shotgun sequence genome:
- the LOC103626258 gene encoding heterogeneous nuclear ribonucleoprotein Q gives MTTSAADDGSSLAPTITEGETTADAGAGAGVECVEGKEMKVGAAAPVEEPDKEAAREEDPGDDDDYEEEEEEEEEEEEEEEEEEEEVEEETETANGKEAELMEPLAALKPGEEVKPEKLEGEKEELDEEPEASEEDPEEVEELKEEGDGIAEEGLVDGSEANDDKDADQLSSGSDSGGSRSRGMQNSELAGGLEIFVDDLPQDCVKEDIAMAFSQSGEVKSVRIIKNSSTGKNQDIAFVCYTSIEAAKKVLAEFKEGIEVKGKMVRVSACQDNNTLYLGNICKGWTRDQVLNTLKSIGIQECEISFPSYKGGSRGFAFLKFTSHYYARAALRRLMKSDAIFGTDRSAKVSFYRTPTKSSKRLIQAKIVYLEHVPLSWDENKVKEYCEEYGEILKADVFQISKNMENETISFVEFSSRKGALACVTGINKANIVDGSFKLCAYLAWPKSASKVNSAAPSNAATATEKDKTHTEKILVDIDLQHKFQKGDKSKLTSQTKEAIMKKKKSSKLPNDNDTKLTSQGAAEVPQTSKSSEGKRKVGKNKHASVYQKPLKKAINNRNVDESQLTHRSAAVLQTSNTSKGKRKASENRSLYLNEKALKKARGNSNLGGSSRSKSYASDLEPHAGFISPAIRDNGSDAYNRQRTARYDIHPIDVHPYARAPPSAYSGYKSHAGYEAANTYEYAGNRAPTPPSGSYIPRRGHY, from the exons ATGACCACATCAGCCGCCGACGATGGCAGCTCTTTGGCGCCTACCATCACCGAGGGAGAAACCACAGCCGACGCCGGTGCTGGGGCAGGTGTTGAGTGCGTCGAGGGCAAAGAGATGAAGGTTGGGGCCGCGGCTCCAGTTGAGGAGCCGGATAAGGAGGCGGCGCGGGAGGAGGATCCTGGTGATGATGATGActatgaggaggaggaggaggaggaggaggaggaggaggaggaggaggaggaggaggaggaggaggtggaggaggagacgGAAACTGCGAATGGGAAAGAGGCTGAGTTGATGGAGCCATTGGCGGCGCTGAAGCCTGGGGAGGAGGTCAAACCTgaaaagctagagggggagaaggaAGAGCTGGATGAGGAGCCCGAGGCATCGGAAGAGGACCCCGAGGAGGTGGAAGAGTTGAAGGAGGAGGGCGACGGTATTGCGGAGGAAGGCTTGGTGGATGGGTCGGAGGCGAACG ATGATAAAGATGCTGATCAATTGAGCAGTGGGAGTGATAGTGGTGGAAGCAGAAGTCGTGGTATGCAGAACTCTGAACTTGCTGGAGGTCTTGAAATATTTGTTGATGACTTGCCTCAAGATTGTGTCAAGGAAGACATTGCTATGGCCTTTTCTCAATCAGGGGAGGTCAAATCTGTTAGGATAATTAAAAATTCATCAACTGGAAAGAACCAAGACATTGCATTTGTTTGTTACACAAGTATTGAAGCTGCAAAGAAGGTTCTTGCTGAATTTAAGGAGGGAATTGAG GTAAAAGGAAAAATGGTCAGGGTATCTGCTTGTCAAGATAATAATACCCTTTACCTGGGGAACATTTGCAAGGGTTGGACCAGAGATCAG GTGTTGAACACCCTAAAAAGTATTGGAATTCAAGAGTGTGAGATAAGCTTTCCCAGTTACAAGGGAGGAAGCCGAGGGTTTGCTTTTCTTAAGTTCACCTCACATTACTATGCTAGAGCAGCACTTCGTCGCTTAATGAAATCCGATGCTATTTTTGGTACTGATAGAAGCGCTAAAGTATCCTTTTATCGAACCCCCACAAAATCATCCAAGAGACTTATACAG GCAAAAATAGTATACCTGGAACATGTCCCTCTTTCTTGGGATGAAAATAAAGTTAAGGAATACTGTGAAGAATATGGGGAGATCCTGAAAGCTGATGTTTTCCAGATATCAAAGAATATGGAAAATGAAACAATTTCTTTTGTTGAATTCTCATCCAGGAAGGGTGCGTTAGCTTGTGTGACAGGAATAAACAAAGCAAATATTGTTGATGGAAGCTTCAAG TTGTGTGCATATCTTGCTTGGCCAAAAAGTGCTTCAAAGGTCAATAGTGCTGCACCTTCAAATGCTGCCACCGCAACCGAGAAGGACAAAACCCACACAGAGAAGATTCTTGTAGACATCGATTTGCAACATAAATTCCAGAAAGGCGACAAGAGCAAACTTACATCTCAGACAAAGGAGGCAATTATGAAGAAGAAAAAATCAAGTAAATTACCAAATGACAATGATACAAAACTAACCTCACAAGGTGCTGCCGAAGTACCACAAACCTCCAAATCTTCTGAAGGCAAGAGGAAAGTTGGAAAAAACAAACATGCCTCTGTATACCAAAAACCATTGAAGAAAGCAATAAATAATC GTAACGTTGATGAGAGCCAGCTAACTCATCGGAGTGCTGCAGTACTGCAAACGTCTAACACTtccaaagggaaaaggaaagccaGTGAGAACAGAAGTTTATATTTAAACGAAAAGGCTCTCAAGAAAGCACGTGGCAATA GTAATTTGGGTGGAAGTTCAAGATCTAAATCATATGCCTCTGATCTG GAACCTCATGCTGGATTCATTTCGCCTGCGATTCGAGATAATGGCAGTGATGCATATAATCGACAGAG AACTGCACGGTATGATATCCATCCTATAGATGTCCATCCTTATGCTAGAG CGCCACCATCAGCCTACTCTGGTTACAAAAGCCATGCTGGCTATGAG GCTGCAAATACATATGAATACGCAGGGAACCGGGCGCCTACACCTCCAAGTGGATCTTACATCCCTCGAAGAGGACATTACTAA